The sequence CATGAGTCTGTTCTGCGCTCAGCTGGCACAACCGGCAGTGGTGAGAGAACACAGCACCCCTGTAGACACTTGACAAGTAGAAGGAGGGACGAGACCTGTCGTGAATTGCAAAAATAGAAGTTTTTCGTGCAAACACCAGAAGCATTCATGGCTGTTTACACTGTTGAAGGTGTATGCTGTGGAGGCCAGCTCAATGGTGGAGCACACCAAGAAGCTGGTGAAGCAGAATGAGTGTGAGGAGGTGATCACGGTGCTCCAGGGGCGAGCCGAAGAGATCCAGCTACCTGAGCAGGTGGACGTCCTGGTGTCTGAGTGGATGGGCAACTGTTTGCTCGTAAGAATCCCCCTACCCGAATGACTTACACGAACACAAATAGCCCCAACCGGGCTGAATCTCAGCATTTACCTTATCTCCTTTCTTTTCGGTCTAGTTTGAGTTCATGGTGGAGTCCGTCCTGCTGGCCAGGGACCGCTGGCTGAGGGAAGGTGGCACGATGTGGCCCTCGTCCGCAGCTCTCACCTTGGTGCCTTGCCAAGCTCACAGATACTACGCCGAGAAAATGGCCTTCTGGGAAAAACCCTACGGCTTGGACTTCACCCCGCTTCAGTGAGACACATCAGATATAACCTCACAACGTGCGAGGAAACCTGTGTAGGCCGAGATAAGCCAAGCTGACACAGAATGTTTGGTGACACCAGTTGTGGAACCTTTTTTTACACACCTCATACATTGACTCAATTTTGAGCAGAAACTGTAAATGCATGCACCAtaacattttcttctcttcctgATCTTCAgtgcaatatttatttgaatagcACAACTTACAAATGACGTCGCGCCTTCTTTCCGCAGGCCTCTCGCACTGCAGGAGTTCTTCAGCAAGCCCAAGTTCAGCCACTTGATGGAGCCGGGCGATCGCCTCGCCTCTCCTGCCGATGTCATCTGCTTGGACATGCACACACTGCAGGTGGCAGACCTGGAGGTAAAtcatccagccagccatcttTTATTCCTACAGTAGTCCCAACCGAAACGCCTTTTGTAACGCGCAGGACCACTTTATCATTTCTAAGGAAATGCAAGGCGAGTTTCAATTTCAAGTGGAAAAGTCTGGCGTGTTCCAcggcttcactgcctggtttaGTGTTTACTTCAAGAGCTTGGAGGAAGGCGGTGCAACGGTGGAACTGAACACCGGACCTGACTCAGAGTAGGACACATCCATTTACTGTTGCCATTTAAAGTGGAactgtcaaatgcaaaatttCAATCCATTATTGGGTGGGaggaaatcaaacaaaactttGTTGGGAGCCAATAAGCATTTAAAGCGGGGGTGAACAAACTACATCAGAGGTGTCAAAAgtcatcgattaatcgacaacaaaTCGATTATCTCGCATTTTAATAATCaagtaattattttgttttgttgctattgttttgttgcattttttaaatcactaaATAATACCAGATCAAAAATGATTGGTTAGTAAACAGTAATCGggaaaaaaatttgaaaatacacCAATGCTAATAttcgattctaaaaatattcaatag comes from Syngnathus acus chromosome 21, fSynAcu1.2, whole genome shotgun sequence and encodes:
- the prmt2 gene encoding protein arginine N-methyltransferase 2 isoform X1 — its product is MEDQLEDLVPPEEYVVLWSFPGRCSEEQLSISKGDRLIVHGKITSEWWWAEQRGVFGYVPASYLRQGTTEEEEDAWQDEEYYFTYGALNLHLEMLSDKSRTETYRRVIVNNSTSLHRKVVMDLGCGTGIMSLFCAQLAQPAVVYAVEASSMVEHTKKLVKQNECEEVITVLQGRAEEIQLPEQVDVLVSEWMGNCLLFEFMVESVLLARDRWLREGGTMWPSSAALTLVPCQAHRYYAEKMAFWEKPYGLDFTPLQPLALQEFFSKPKFSHLMEPGDRLASPADVICLDMHTLQVADLEEMQGEFQFQVEKSGVFHGFTAWFSVYFKSLEEGGATVELNTGPDSEPTHWKQTLFMLDEPISVDAASRISGTITLRRNPVWRRHLTVTLHWDISCLAQEAATCQAGTKSFPMWR
- the prmt2 gene encoding protein arginine N-methyltransferase 2 isoform X2; this encodes MEDQLEDLVPPEEYVVLWSFPGRCSEELSISKGDRLIVHGKITSEWWWAEQRGVFGYVPASYLRQGTTEEEEDAWQDEEYYFTYGALNLHLEMLSDKSRTETYRRVIVNNSTSLHRKVVMDLGCGTGIMSLFCAQLAQPAVVYAVEASSMVEHTKKLVKQNECEEVITVLQGRAEEIQLPEQVDVLVSEWMGNCLLFEFMVESVLLARDRWLREGGTMWPSSAALTLVPCQAHRYYAEKMAFWEKPYGLDFTPLQPLALQEFFSKPKFSHLMEPGDRLASPADVICLDMHTLQVADLEEMQGEFQFQVEKSGVFHGFTAWFSVYFKSLEEGGATVELNTGPDSEPTHWKQTLFMLDEPISVDAASRISGTITLRRNPVWRRHLTVTLHWDISCLAQEAATCQAGTKSFPMWR